DNA sequence from the Plodia interpunctella isolate USDA-ARS_2022_Savannah chromosome 12, ilPloInte3.2, whole genome shotgun sequence genome:
AAGCCTATATAAATAAGCCTATATAAACAAGGATATGGAAGCAatacaaaaatgattttttttctcagtcACGCCTGTTTTCGAATAAATTGTCAAGGTTGTTCTTTTCACCTTTAGTTACCTCGTACTATGAAATGGACATACTCGTAGGATATGAAATGGTCCTATAATGGAAGTTCTTGTGCAAAAAgctatacttttaaaaacaaatttgccAAATCTGAACCAAGATTCGGCCAGGAAAAAGGAAAGGAAAAGAAaggaaaaaagaataataaaaaaatcctcaCCTCGCGTTTCTCGATCGTGTAGTAAGCGCCCTCCTCGTCTGCAGCCTCTCCTTCCGGCGCAGACTTCCCGGACCGATGCTTGCTTTTCTGGAAGGTCATCTTCAACGAACTCCTATACTTCTTCTTATCCCTTTCTCCCGTACCACGATTCAACTTTATCACAGTCTTCAACGTCCCAGTGTAGTCGCCCGACCCAGCCTTACTAGACTTATTCTTATTGCTATTGTAAATGCGCTCTTTCTCCTTCTGCTTTTCAATCTTAGCCTCTTTGGCAGCCTTGTGCGTCAGTAAACCCAGCGTTCGCAACACAGCCTCCTTACGTTCACGGCTTTCCGGTGTCTCGTGAAGTATATTGCTTGGCCCTGGAATACTCTCAATCGAATTACGAGCAGATTTGCTCCTGGCCTTAACAACTTTAGCGATTTCAGGCGTCTTGAGCATATCAGGTATAATACTAGGTTTTTCGTCTTTCTTTTCTGTAACTTCTTGTACAACTTTAGCGACATTAGTTTCTGGTTTGTCTTTAGTTTGAATGGGTTTCTCATCTACAACCATTTTTTCAGCAGTAGTGTCAGGCGGCACGACGATTGCTTTATTAGTTTCGACCTTTACTTCCTCAGCTTTTGCAGACTCATTCACGGGTAAAACAGTGGCTGCCACAGTTTCTTTAGGAGTAACCGCACTGATATTGGTTATCTCAATGCCATCAGTTTTTGGGATCTCAGTTGTCAAAGACGTGTCATCAGGAATTGTTTTAGGCTCGACCACAGGTGGAGGCAGTGCCTCAGCTTCCACAGGCTGCATTTCTTCAGATTTTGCAGCAACAGGAGCAGGTGTGATTAAAATAGCTACTGAACTCTGGTGCTgtggtgattttattttctctaataTTGCCATTTTCTCTTCGTTAACATCAGGAGTGGAATCCGtagatttatttgttaatgatTCTCTTGATTTACGCTtgctaataattttaatatcattattactACCCTTAGTTTCATTAGCCATCCGAGGAAGTATGGATATTTGGTTGGAGTCTATAACCACTCCTGCTAAGCcttgattttgatttggttGCAAGGTTGCAAACTGATGTAGATCCACTTGTGAGACTGGAGCAGACTTATCTACAGATTTCCTTATTTCTGTTAAAGTCACGTCTTTGCCTAAAGATTTCTCAAATATGCTAATAGCATCAGATTCTTTTGAGTGATTAGAACTGGTAGATTCTTTACGGGCGCTTAtactatttcttttaattagaGTGACAGAGTTAGGGAGGTCAACATCTGTCGATTTTCTTACTTGATCTCTTTTGACTATTGAAATAGcagaattattttcaaaacaactCAAGACATTTTCTTTCTCAATTGGCCTTTCTGGAGAACGAACAGATTGTATATCTTTCAAAGGCTTAATATCAGCGCCGGATTTTGTGATCAATACTACATCATTGGTAACCATCATTGGTTTGCTTTCACTAGACTTGGACTCAGATTCCTGTCTTTGTCTTTTCTTATCAAATTCCTCAAATTCTTTCAGTCTATCCATTAGCTTGTCTATGCTTGCTACTACTGGCTTGCATTTAAATGGTATTTCAGCCTTAGTACCATCTGTTGATTTTTCAGCAGAATCTTCATAATGAAGCCTAATATTCTCACTATCATCAGTCTTGGATGGTGTAGTTTCATTGGTCAAAGGAGTAACTGACTCCTTATCTTTTATTGGAGTATCAGGAGtaactatactattattatccCCTAAGGGTTTGGATAATCCATAGAACTTGGAAACTGTTTTAGCCTGCATTTGTTCAGGTGTGTTTTCCGCAAGAGTTGATGTAGACATTTCATCATGTTCTTGGTCTATATGTTGATCCAGATCATTAATGAGATCATCAATCTCTTTAGATAAGGTCTCTATAGTCTCACCCTTGTCATCTGAAGGATCATTAGCTATAGTGCTAGTTGTGCAGGCTTTGACTGGAGAGGCATTTGAACCAGTAGAATTGGTGCGCGACGCGGCCATAGCTTTTCGTCCCTTTCGTgcttttctaatatttttagaaacttCCTTTGAATTAAAAGTTTTGGACATACTTGTCAGTATACTACTACGTGCTTCAAAAATTGTATCagtctttaataatttttcttctatttctgATGAACTTAATTTTctattactattattgttgtcagaatCTAATGAAGTACTTCGTTTTAAGCTCAATTTTTCCTTATTCTTCTTATTTGTAATGCAGCTAGGTTCTGCTTCAGGTCTGATTTCTGCTAAATTGGAGTCAACATTAAGAGAAGGCACTTTTTCTGTAGTAGAGATCtgtacattattttcaatatctaCATCTAGGTCAGTCTTAgatttatctaattttttgTTGAGCTCTTTACTTTCAGTGTCATTGAAAGGTTCATTCAGACTAATATCGGATTCAGTAACATCTGAACTCTTAGAAATTTCACTACCATCCCGAGAGCATGAACGTCCCCGTTTAAGCTTTTTGCAGTCTTCTGGGCTCTCCAGAACATCTGTATTCTTTGAATCTGATAGCAAACGTCTTCGCTTCTTTTGCTCTTTCATTACAAcctcatttaataaattattcttgaCTTTTCTTGGCTTTCCACTACGTAGATTTTTGGCATCAGCGAGTAAAGGACTATTGCTTCTTTCAGAACGCATGGAGTATGGACTTGTGCGTGGGCCAAGCACAAGGCTGTTTGGTGAGTCTGCAAGCACAGATTTCATCATGATCATATCTGAACTAAGTCTTTGCCTCCGGCCAGCTGTTTTGGGGCTAGATGACCTAGAATTAGATGCAGTGTCTTCTATgggttctttttttatttctgatgCAGGAATTAATGAGACTGTTAATTTGATGTCTTGAGAAATGTCAGGGTCAGGTTTAATGGCTGGTTTTCTACCTCTTTTCCCAGCCTGTTTGACAATAGTTTTTATCTTATCCTTTGTCACAATACGTTTCTTGCCTCTTAAAGTTTTCCTGATACCCAACCGCCATTTCTTTACTACTGCTTTAGGTTTATTTACAGGTTTTTTAGTTTCTTTGGATGTTTTGGGTTCTTCCTGGCTGGGTTTGTTCTTGTCATCTTCATTTAAGTCCGAGGCTTTCTTGCGAGCACGAGTCTTGGGTTCTATGATAGTGTCTTCATCAATGCTCTTGTCAGACTCCTCCTTGGTCTGCTTAGTTTTCATGTTGGAATGTGTGGTGGGAGATGTCCCTGTTGCTCCGACATCAGGTAAAGGCTGCTGGTCAGCTTTTGCTCTGTTAGATGATCTAAGATTGATCACCGAGGTGGGTCGGAGTGTGTTTGGGCTCTTGTCAGCGTTTCCTCCAGGATGGTTTACAAAATCTATAACCTGTGTATTACTCTCGTCTAAATTGCAGTTATAGCAGACAGCACACAGACAATCTTCTTTATTTGAACAGCTTAGTGACTTTCCTCTTAGTGATTGCTTTAATTTTGAGTTAGACCGACATTGAGCCATAACATGTCGTCATAACATTCCATTTGGACCTGAAATGCAATAATAATACCATAAAAAACTTCATTAGACAATAATTAGCAACGTGGTATTATAAACGCCCgtgaaataacaaatttgaATCGTTTTAAGTGTCTCTATAATgataattactaataaatagactatcataattataattaaacttaaaaagcATATAATTATGCCGTATTTCAATGTTATTctcacataaatataaatcgtaGTAAACAAAAGCGAATCCATAACTTCGCGCAAAAATTTGACAATATTTCGACaagttaatgttaaaataacattttaaataatgtcacTAAGCTATGGTTAAGTTATTTATGAAGCAGAAAAGTTGTTGACATCGATAGTTACTTGGAAAATCGCGCCGGAAAACTCATGAAAAACTCGATGTTTTGGTGCTGCTTCGGCCAAGTGACACCTAACGCCACCTACAGCTGAGCAAGTGCGTGTGCGTCGAACGAAAGCACCAAATCATTTCCCTAGCCGTGGCGCACCTCTGCTATGTCCTCACAAAATACTCACATATTATCCAAAGGAACCTCCAAAAACCACAATAAACAGTTAATTGGACACACAATACACCATAATATGCGAAAAAGTTCAATATAAACACACGATTAAACTTAGAAAACGATTTTTGAAAAGCCCAAGTGTATGCAGGCGTCCGCCATAATGTTTCCTTCGAAACGAATAATATAGTTCTTATTGCTCTTGTAGCAATTCGCTCTATTCGCTATTCAAAATGGCGACGGTGTTGCGCTCACAGTGCGCGTTTGCGCGAGTTTTTGTTGGAAAAACTGGACAGATCCTGAACAACTCAATTGATTTGGGTATAAAATTCACTCGAGAATCACAATcggtaattatttaattattttttcacttgtGTGGTGTTGAAATGTCGCTTTGACCGCAACATGTGACAGTATTATGGTTGTACACCTCGCGCAACAAGTTTCCTttgtaaatttgatatttattttcagtggtATTGTATAGTAGGTAACAACTGTTTCTTTAAATGTCATTTATtgaagtatatattatatgtttatgttattagGTGGTATATATAGAGATTTTTGATTatgatgtattattttagttttagttattttgCGTATCTACATTGTTAGGAAATactaagataaataattaccattcgtactaaaatacatttattttaatagtttattttgtttcagacAATACGTTGCGCAAGAAAATATTCCACCTACTCAGACTCTCCCTTTGTTCACAAGATCAAACAACAGTATGACTTCGAAGTTGTCAAGAAACCTCCTGAATGGACTTATGTAGAACGATTGCTGCCATTCGAAGCTGTACCTCAATTTAAACCCAAAGATAATTATCCTTCAGGATTTGTACCTCAAAAAGAAGAGTCTATAAATCTACCTTATTTTATTGCCAGAACTAAGAATTACGAAATTCCTATATATTTACAGTTAACACATCGTGGTCAGCGTAAAATATCtaagataaagaaaattgaagGTGACATCTGGCTTTTAAACGACGAGATAAAGGCCCTTTTGAAAGataaatatcacaaatatatTGAGACAAGAGTCCATGAATTAGCAAGAACTATTGAAGTAAAGGGCGATTATGTCATTGATTTGAAGGACTGGGCATATTCCAAAGGTCTATGAGTAATGATTGAATAGTAgccattttaataatgtagccattttaataataaaatattagaaatctTATGATGTTTGTTTTACTTCACATCTATCTTCTTCCTTAGGTAACTAACTGCTCTCTGATGCTCCGCTTCCGCGGAgtttttggtataaaaactaCCATAGGAATGTACCCCTtaccaaatttaatcgaaagccgtgtagtagtttttgaaagaTTTATGTACTCTTTCATTCGTCCATTGTCAAAAATTGCGGTTGTTGCCCGCAGCGCCGTCTACgcttaaaaataagaattttgttGGAaggattgttttgaaaataaatataaacctgTAATATATATCGCCTATTTGTTTGTCCCCATGTTTTAAACTATATCCACAtaaagtttcatcaaaatcagtccaaaTGGATAAGTGGAAGAGACCGCACAGacttgcatttataatattagtatagatgtaTGAAGATAGGTTAGTAACCCAAAGAAAATTAGTAAGATAACTGTTGTGCTAGATCGAAACTCTAACTTCAGGCATTAGTAAGTTTGGTAGTTAAAAAGAACTAGTCATCCAATTTCATGCCGTgatttatcaaaatacaaagtaaTATTTGAATACGAGTCGGCGAAACTTGCGTGGAGAGGTGTACGCGGCATGAAGATTGTTTTGTTCAGACGCCGCTAGGGGCGCTGGGAACGGCGGAAGGTTTTATCTACGTAGCTATATAACATCCGCCCGAGTACGCTGGGCCTCTGCTGTATGTATTTTCGACTCGAATCCACTTCTCTTTGTTCAAAACAACTTTTCTGTATCTTATGCgtgattaataaatgtttctaCACGATTTTCAGTGTGCTGCTAACGTAGCCAAGGTCATTTTGACTTTCTacgttattttataactttaattgaatttattacagCGAATTagcttatttataattatgtaacgcAATAAACGAGTACGCGAGTCAGAAAACGTTGTTGAACGTTTACGGGCGTATTACGTAAGATGATATACAAGCTAACTAAACCATATACTAAATAAGTAGATACCTAGTACATATCTAATGATTTTCAAGGCTAAGCGCTTTCAGTCTGCCACGTGTAGCAGAGCTacataataggtaggtatattatttatagctaGTAAATTGAATCGCTGCATACGCTGCAGTAGGTACTTAAGCGGGGGCTTGATTTGTGTgggtttattttgttttattatccaTTTTATAACTTCGCACTCTTATGGATTCATGTAAAAAAGGtcagaaaatatacttttacaaCAACGAGTTACCAAGTAAAGATAGCAACGAACCTTTAATACTTAATAGTTCACATATCTACGTTTAAGATAAGTAGTGGTCGTTCTCTATttggacaaaaataaataacaacaatgcTCACCTAACTTCGTCCGTATCATCTTTTGTCCTACTCTGTGGTCCTACTAAtcttctaattttataaattacaggAAACTGTACCATGGAACtcgtggtaatttcgggaAGAAGGATTTGGGAAATTCTGGCTTTTTCTATTCGTTAAAGgttacaaacattaaaattcgtcaaataggtacctaggtaggtagtttGTGAAGTTTAGTAAATcagtacataaaaaaagatatttataatatgtacatgtGGCGTGTGTTCTGCCCTGGAATAGAACCACGATGTGACTATGGGACGCAAAGCCTTGGGAGCTGATAGACAaccaatagcattcccaatgaggatgacaaaaaaaactaaacttcaataagattttattgtaaatttaataatttaaagtcgAATCGGTGATCGTGTACCTAACCGTTTATGAGCCggctgtggatcaaaaggttccaggttcgaatcctactcgttccacatgagtttgtataccaattcatcgaccaccacttgcttctcgtgaaggaaaacatcgtggggaaacctgcacacttgtgtgtgaaatggagaaggcaatggcaaaccaacCACTCcatccattaatagtgccaagaaagttgttgatgtgtttcattccatctCACCaatgatcacgaccctcagccatgaggaatacgaccaTGAAGAAGAGTAAAAGTAagccaaaaaataataattaaaacaggtATTCATTCCAAGATATCTGCATGAAAGGCTCGGAAATTTGATTGGATCAGAACGATAAGATTTGTCATTTCGATGGAAAgaacattttgaaatagaataggataaataaatttattca
Encoded proteins:
- the LOC128674047 gene encoding uncharacterized protein LOC128674047 isoform X2; this translates as MAQCRSNSKLKQSLRGKSLSCSNKEDCLCAVCYNCNLDESNTQVIDFVNHPGGNADKSPNTLRPTSVINLRSSNRAKADQQPLPDVGATGTSPTTHSNMKTKQTKEESDKSIDEDTIIEPKTRARKKASDLNEDDKNKPSQEEPKTSKETKKPVNKPKAVVKKWRLGIRKTLRGKKRIVTKDKIKTIVKQAGKRGRKPAIKPDPDISQDIKLTVSLIPASEIKKEPIEDTASNSRSSSPKTAGRRQRLSSDMIMMKSVLADSPNSLVLGPRTSPYSMRSERSNSPLLADAKNLRSGKPRKVKNNLLNEVVMKEQKKRRRLLSDSKNTDVLESPEDCKKLKRGRSCSRDGSEISKSSDVTESDISLNEPFNDTESKELNKKLDKSKTDLDVDIENNVQISTTEKVPSLNVDSNLAEIRPEAEPSCITNKKNKEKLSLKRSTSLDSDNNNSNRKLSSSEIEEKLLKTDTIFEARSSILTSMSKTFNSKEVSKNIRKARKGRKAMAASRTNSTGSNASPVKACTTSTIANDPSDDKGETIETLSKEIDDLINDLDQHIDQEHDEMSTSTLAENTPEQMQAKTVSKFYGLSKPLGDNNSIVTPDTPIKDKESVTPLTNETTPSKTDDSENIRLHYEDSAEKSTDGTKAEIPFKCKPVVASIDKLMDRLKEFEEFDKKRQRQESESKSSESKPMMVTNDVVLITKSGADIKPLKDIQSVRSPERPIEKENVLSCFENNSAISIVKRDQVRKSTDVDLPNSVTLIKRNSISARKESTSSNHSKESDAISIFEKSLGKDVTLTEIRKSVDKSAPVSQVDLHQFATLQPNQNQGLAGVVIDSNQISILPRMANETKGSNNDIKIISKRKSRESLTNKSTDSTPDVNEEKMAILEKIKSPQHQSSVAILITPAPVAAKSEEMQPVEAEALPPPVVEPKTIPDDTSLTTEIPKTDGIEITNISAVTPKETVAATVLPVNESAKAEEVKVETNKAIVVPPDTTAEKMVVDEKPIQTKDKPETNVAKVVQEVTEKKDEKPSIIPDMLKTPEIAKVVKARSKSARNSIESIPGPSNILHETPESRERKEAVLRTLGLLTHKAAKEAKIEKQKEKERIYNSNKNKSSKAGSGDYTGTLKTVIKLNRGTGERDKKKYRSSLKMTFQKSKHRSGKSAPEGEAADEEGAYYTIEKREGGAGAASDDAEAAPEPVEPKETLNLVIPEKASSFSIHPGRLCMDQCFYCGGKFGLFDTPCHIAQMKSSDRQKKVLDNEEKLTIDSCLCDACYRHVDRRANCPSYRKRPLVKPDAALLQPTAPPATQPEKLPSPPLEEESDEDNTAPSLASGRPATCHTEGCSSVADNSIRRKWLIKMRNSVNKVLKLKCDYPGLHTIPLCAAHYRSLSVLMSCVLCRRVTKHNAHLIHHGFLELNPLLAEAGVPVQFSERPLLCKFCRAYCSLLQRAGPAARLARSYRRKLLQIYNIEVPPGSDNDADEATMVQEEANASFGKQRKKQRTKSKQRKSTEPDKADSESSERTTPHDDGSPEKKEDSNDGQKPITIEQKPTLEQKTEVLEEDIESLISSNKILVPGAVKPPEPTHSDESDVYDFEAPILDKQTELQYLLQKQNNPAQFMQKPANLTLKQRNIMKMQTPGIQKPGNQHRINEKNAKKIHKLGHIIAHKERMNKKEHELQIFDPDKGLPQDGSIPILKNITLNDECTIESIPNKKPADITTLKNKWQMSESFTQVKKNLSELSKKLGTEKEPNPKKSDTKYSNPVKRLETNPSISVRELFPGEEEMNLHCNIDFNNVKGVTPEGWEKCNSTIQYDVETKRLWNELQRPYGNQSSFMRHLILLEKYFRNGDLVLSHNATPHAANYSDSVQSRLRAYDNVVNDTPRRSEPAISLMEFRKKPSINGKSLLKTSHNPDDKDPKKFMPPPPFPKPKPPKADKSKSKALPPELIAINTPNAQGRKAIQNVLQNIQQLVKDVSASDPTEVAAAPLPIPKFDPPKFEPPKFESTKVDTPKADPPKEKRDTPKSDTPKRQKAKSKPWRPTLMPITPENLAKAASEPPQVAVDGRLLPSLVQVKTNQKRYHITLQDYNKMCLIRREKMKLLQDGDSSKSSEETTVVTEIQPSALLGNGGTVVQNISITEDKSQDKKELPELGQIGSNAATILKNVGLKNITIAPIPPKTATVTSQTLPLPAVSSPSLLVTSMPKIPQLGPSVSITSEAVLTPNLPIMSASHMIMPKIPKSLTVIPQTVVSSVPQTAVVTPSMSQMGPAPQEGSRP
- the LOC128674047 gene encoding uncharacterized protein LOC128674047 isoform X1, whose product is MAQCRSNSKLKQSLRGKSLSCSNKEDCLCAVCYNCNLDESNTQVIDFVNHPGGNADKSPNTLRPTSVINLRSSNRAKADQQPLPDVGATGTSPTTHSNMKTKQTKEESDKSIDEDTIIEPKTRARKKASDLNEDDKNKPSQEEPKTSKETKKPVNKPKAVVKKWRLGIRKTLRGKKRIVTKDKIKTIVKQAGKRGRKPAIKPDPDISQDIKLTVSLIPASEIKKEPIEDTASNSRSSSPKTAGRRQRLSSDMIMMKSVLADSPNSLVLGPRTSPYSMRSERSNSPLLADAKNLRSGKPRKVKNNLLNEVVMKEQKKRRRLLSDSKNTDVLESPEDCKKLKRGRSCSRDGSEISKSSDVTESDISLNEPFNDTESKELNKKLDKSKTDLDVDIENNVQISTTEKVPSLNVDSNLAEIRPEAEPSCITNKKNKEKLSLKRSTSLDSDNNNSNRKLSSSEIEEKLLKTDTIFEARSSILTSMSKTFNSKEVSKNIRKARKGRKAMAASRTNSTGSNASPVKACTTSTIANDPSDDKGETIETLSKEIDDLINDLDQHIDQEHDEMSTSTLAENTPEQMQAKTVSKFYGLSKPLGDNNSIVTPDTPIKDKESVTPLTNETTPSKTDDSENIRLHYEDSAEKSTDGTKAEIPFKCKPVVASIDKLMDRLKEFEEFDKKRQRQESESKSSESKPMMVTNDVVLITKSGADIKPLKDIQSVRSPERPIEKENVLSCFENNSAISIVKRDQVRKSTDVDLPNSVTLIKRNSISARKESTSSNHSKESDAISIFEKSLGKDVTLTEIRKSVDKSAPVSQVDLHQFATLQPNQNQGLAGVVIDSNQISILPRMANETKGSNNDIKIISKRKSRESLTNKSTDSTPDVNEEKMAILEKIKSPQHQSSVAILITPAPVAAKSEEMQPVEAEALPPPVVEPKTIPDDTSLTTEIPKTDGIEITNISAVTPKETVAATVLPVNESAKAEEVKVETNKAIVVPPDTTAEKMVVDEKPIQTKDKPETNVAKVVQEVTEKKDEKPSIIPDMLKTPEIAKVVKARSKSARNSIESIPGPSNILHETPESRERKEAVLRTLGLLTHKAAKEAKIEKQKEKERIYNSNKNKSSKAGSGDYTGTLKTVIKLNRGTGERDKKKYRSSLKMTFQKSKHRSGKSAPEGEAADEEGAYYTIEKREGGAGAASDGGHRKSHYSNRLNNHDAEAAPEPVEPKETLNLVIPEKASSFSIHPGRLCMDQCFYCGGKFGLFDTPCHIAQMKSSDRQKKVLDNEEKLTIDSCLCDACYRHVDRRANCPSYRKRPLVKPDAALLQPTAPPATQPEKLPSPPLEEESDEDNTAPSLASGRPATCHTEGCSSVADNSIRRKWLIKMRNSVNKVLKLKCDYPGLHTIPLCAAHYRSLSVLMSCVLCRRVTKHNAHLIHHGFLELNPLLAEAGVPVQFSERPLLCKFCRAYCSLLQRAGPAARLARSYRRKLLQIYNIEVPPGSDNDADEATMVQEEANASFGKQRKKQRTKSKQRKSTEPDKADSESSERTTPHDDGSPEKKEDSNDGQKPITIEQKPTLEQKTEVLEEDIESLISSNKILVPGAVKPPEPTHSDESDVYDFEAPILDKQTELQYLLQKQNNPAQFMQKPANLTLKQRNIMKMQTPGIQKPGNQHRINEKNAKKIHKLGHIIAHKERMNKKEHELQIFDPDKGLPQDGSIPILKNITLNDECTIESIPNKKPADITTLKNKWQMSESFTQVKKNLSELSKKLGTEKEPNPKKSDTKYSNPVKRLETNPSISVRELFPGEEEMNLHCNIDFNNVKGVTPEGWEKCNSTIQYDVETKRLWNELQRPYGNQSSFMRHLILLEKYFRNGDLVLSHNATPHAANYSDSVQSRLRAYDNVVNDTPRRSEPAISLMEFRKKPSINGKSLLKTSHNPDDKDPKKFMPPPPFPKPKPPKADKSKSKALPPELIAINTPNAQGRKAIQNVLQNIQQLVKDVSASDPTEVAAAPLPIPKFDPPKFEPPKFESTKVDTPKADPPKEKRDTPKSDTPKRQKAKSKPWRPTLMPITPENLAKAASEPPQVAVDGRLLPSLVQVKTNQKRYHITLQDYNKMCLIRREKMKLLQDGDSSKSSEETTVVTEIQPSALLGNGGTVVQNISITEDKSQDKKELPELGQIGSNAATILKNVGLKNITIAPIPPKTATVTSQTLPLPAVSSPSLLVTSMPKIPQLGPSVSITSEAVLTPNLPIMSASHMIMPKIPKSLTVIPQTVVSSVPQTAVVTPSMSQMGPAPQEGSRP
- the mRpL49 gene encoding large ribosomal subunit protein mL49, coding for MATVLRSQCAFARVFVGKTGQILNNSIDLGIKFTRESQSTIRCARKYSTYSDSPFVHKIKQQYDFEVVKKPPEWTYVERLLPFEAVPQFKPKDNYPSGFVPQKEESINLPYFIARTKNYEIPIYLQLTHRGQRKISKIKKIEGDIWLLNDEIKALLKDKYHKYIETRVHELARTIEVKGDYVIDLKDWAYSKGL